A part of Hippea maritima DSM 10411 genomic DNA contains:
- a CDS encoding D-glycero-alpha-D-manno-heptose-1,7-bisphosphate 7-phosphatase: MKAVFLDRDGTIIEDVNYLSRLKDIRLIDKAKEALEIFKENGFKIIVVSNQSGVGRGYFSSDFVKEANDIINRMVDGLIDGFYFCPHLPEDNCSCRKPKTGMVDAAIRDFNLSKEGSFVIGDKESDVELGINAGIEPVLILTGYGKKYKDSTKANLIFENIYEAAKWICQKGSME; this comes from the coding sequence ATGAAGGCTGTGTTTCTGGATAGGGATGGAACGATCATAGAGGATGTTAATTACTTAAGCAGGCTTAAGGATATAAGGCTTATAGACAAAGCGAAAGAGGCGCTTGAGATATTCAAAGAAAACGGGTTTAAAATTATTGTTGTTTCCAATCAGTCTGGTGTTGGGAGGGGGTATTTTTCCTCAGATTTTGTTAAAGAAGCCAACGATATCATAAATAGGATGGTTGATGGTTTGATTGATGGGTTTTATTTCTGCCCGCATCTGCCTGAGGATAATTGTTCATGCAGAAAACCCAAAACCGGTATGGTCGATGCTGCCATAAGGGATTTTAATCTCTCAAAAGAGGGTTCGTTTGTAATAGGAGATAAAGAAAGTGATGTTGAGTTAGGTATAAATGCAGGCATTGAGCCTGTGCTGATTTTAACTGGCTATGGTAAAAAATATAAAGACTCAACAAAAGCTAACTTAATTTTTGAAAATATTTATGAGGCTGCAAAATGGATTTGCCAAAAGGGTTCTATGGAATAA
- the thiE gene encoding thiamine phosphate synthase, translating to MDLPKGFYGIIDERFGCIDSAKKLIDFGAKIIQYRCKNKTDRQMLEEAETIRRLTLNAGAVFIIDDRVDLALLVGADGVHVGDKDFPPCRIRKLAPKGFIIGLSTHSIDDVRNASCCDYIGVGPVFATTTKDKPHPTLGVELAEEMVRQSPYPAFLIGGIALDNIETIKHIPAWGFVSVRDVLANDKAHFERMLEIWNS from the coding sequence ATGGATTTGCCAAAAGGGTTCTATGGAATAATTGATGAGCGTTTTGGTTGTATTGACTCGGCCAAGAAGCTCATAGATTTTGGCGCTAAAATTATACAATACCGATGTAAAAACAAAACCGATAGACAGATGTTGGAAGAGGCTGAGACGATCAGAAGACTCACGCTGAATGCCGGTGCTGTTTTTATAATAGATGACAGGGTAGATTTGGCACTTCTTGTTGGAGCAGATGGTGTTCATGTTGGGGATAAGGATTTTCCGCCATGCAGAATCAGAAAGCTCGCACCTAAAGGCTTTATTATCGGACTTTCCACACATAGTATTGATGATGTTAGGAATGCCTCATGCTGCGATTACATAGGTGTTGGCCCTGTGTTTGCAACCACAACAAAGGATAAGCCCCATCCCACATTGGGTGTTGAATTGGCTGAGGAGATGGTAAGGCAAAGCCCCTATCCTGCATTTTTGATAGGGGGCATAGCATTGGATAACATAGAAACCATAAAACACATACCGGCGTGGGGTTTTGTTAGTGTAAGGGATGTTTTGGCTAACGATAAAGCTCATTTTGAAAGGATGTTGGAAATATGGAACAGCTGA